The following coding sequences are from one Lolium rigidum isolate FL_2022 chromosome 6, APGP_CSIRO_Lrig_0.1, whole genome shotgun sequence window:
- the LOC124663220 gene encoding uncharacterized protein LOC124663220, with translation MTTLIWTMSTLCYYFAYDLPPQFSVHLTAIPGNINTTEAPFASSIIPRAFDAVLHASNRRATGRCYHHGEAVVAYGGFTLASGRTPDFCVPWKGAREVPFKLSWDWDDGAGRLPEHLRSRIAAAERAGAVELELQVRILQGDDNRPTWMWCKARMDGARGAVTPCTVLASQNWWSHLA, from the coding sequence ATGACCACCTTGATCTGGACCATGTCCACCCTGTGCTACTACTTCGCCTACGACCTTCCACCCCAGTTCTCCGTCCACCTCACGGCGATCCCAGGCAACATCAACACGACGGAGGCTCCGTTCGCGTCGTCCATCATCCCTCGCGCCTTCGACGCCGTCCTGCACGCCAGCAACCGCCGCGCTACGGGGCGGTGCTACCACCACGGAGAGGCCGTTGTGGCCTACGGCGGCTTCACCCTCGCGTCAGGCCGGACGCCCGACTTCTGCGTGCCGTGGAAAGGGGCGCGGGAGGTGCCCTTCAAGCTTTCGTGGGACTGGGACGACGGTGCTGGCCGCCTGCCCGAGCACCTGCGTAGCCGCATCGCGGCGGCGGAGAGAGCCGGCGCCGTGGAGCTCGAGCTCCAGGTGAGAATCCTCCAAGGAGACGACAACAGGCCGACGTGGATGTGGTGCAAGGCGAGGATGGACGGAGCGCGTGGTGCCGTGACGCCGTGCACCGTGCTCGCTTCGCAGAACTGGTGGTCGCACCTGGCCTAG